One genomic region from Quercus robur chromosome 4, dhQueRobu3.1, whole genome shotgun sequence encodes:
- the LOC126723872 gene encoding probable ribosome biogenesis protein RLP24 — translation MRIEKCWFCSSTIYPGHGIQFVRNDAKIFRFCRSKCHKNFKMKRNPRKVKWTKAYRRLHGKDMTQDSTFEFERKRNRPERYDRNLTENTLKAIKTIDKVRSRREAKHIETRKKGKKAQLMREAVKELEQSINLVKAPGAFKEDNSLTLPKIKVKVSQTQAENQPMEE, via the exons ATGAGGATAGAGAAGTGTTGGTTCTGTTCCTCCACTATATATCCAGGGCATGGTATTCAGTTTGTCCGCAATGATGCAAAG ATTTTTCGCTTCTGTAGATCCAAATGCCACAAGAATTTCAAGATGAAGAGGAATCCTCGCAAGGTGAAATGGACCAAGGCCTATAGGCGGTTGCATGGAAAGGACATGACACAA GATTCTACCTTTGAGTTTGAGAGGAAGCGTAATAGGCCAGAGAGATATGACAGGAATCTCACAGAAAACACTCTGAAGGCCATTAAGACAATCGATAAAGTAAGATCAAGGAGGGAGGCCAAACACATTGAGACGAG aaagaagggaaagaaggcCCAGCTGATGAGAGAGGCAGTAAAGGAGCTGGAGCAAAGCATCAACTTGGTCAAAGCCCCAGGTGCTTTCAAGGAGGACAATTCTCTCACTCTTCCAAAGATCAAGGTCAAGGTATCACAAACACAGGCAGAGAATCAACCCATGGAAGAATGA
- the LOC126723873 gene encoding cycloartenol-C-24-methyltransferase translates to MSKAGALDLASGVGGKIDKNEVLSAVDQYEKYHVFYGGEEEERKANYSDMVNKYYDLVTSFYEFGWGESFHFAPRWKGESLRESIKRHEHFLALQLGLKPGQKVLDVGCGIGGPLREISKFSSTSVTGLNNNEYQISRGKELNRITGVDKTCNFVKADFMKMPFPDNSFDAVYAIEATCHAPDAYGCYKEIHRVLKPGQCFAAYEWCMTDSFDPNNQEHQKLKAEIEIGDGLPDIRLTGKCLEALKQAGFEVMWEKDLVADSPVPWYLPLDTSHFSLSSFRLTTVGRFITRNMVKTLEYVGLAPKGSQRVQSFLEQAAEGLVGGGKKEIFTPMYFFLARKPLSDNL, encoded by the exons ATGTCGAAGGCAGGAGCATTGGATCTCGCATCGGGTGTCGGTGGAAAGATTGACAAAAATGAAGTTCTCTCCGCTGTTGATCA GTATGAGAAGTATCATGTCTTCTATGGAggtgaagaggaagagaggaaagcTAACTACAGTGACATG GTAAATAAATACTATGATCTTGTTACCAGCTTTTATGAGTTTGGATGGGGGGAGTCTTTTCATTTTGCACCCAG ATGGAAGGGGGAGTCTCTTCGAGAGAGCATCAAGCGACATGAGCACTTCCTTGCTTTACAACTAGGCCTGAAGCCTGGACAAAAg GTGTTGGACGTAGGATGTGGAATTGGTGGACCACTAAGAGAAATTTCTAAATTCAG CTCAACATCAGTCACAGGATTGAACAACAATGAATATCAGATATCAAGGGGAAAG GAACTAAACCGCATTACTGGAGTGGATAAAACCTGCAACTTTGTGAAG GCTGACTTCATGAAAATGCCATTTCCTGACAATAGTTTTGATGCAGTGTATGCGATTGAAGCTACTTGCCATGCACCGGATGCG TATGGATGCTACAAAGAAATACACAGAGTATTAAAACCTGGACAATGTTTTGCTGCATATGAGTGGTGCATGACTGATTCTTTTGATCCCAATAACCAAGAACATCAAAAACTAAAG GCAGAAATTGAGATTGGTGATGGCCTTCCTGACATCAGGTTGACCGGAAAATGCCTTGAAGCTCTGAAGCAAGCTGGTTTTGAG GTCATGTGGGAGAAAGATCTTGTAGCGGACTCACCTGTCCCCTGGTACTTGCCTTTAGATACCAGTCACTTCTCACTGAGTAGTTTCCGTCTAACCACTGTTGGGCGTTTCATCACGAGAAACATG GTCAAGACCCTGGAATATGTGGGACTTGCCCCAAAGGGAAGTCAACGTGTCCAAAGTTTTCTAGAGCAGGCTGCGGAAGGGCTAGTTGGAGGTGGAAA GAAAGAGATTTTCACACCAATGTATTTCTTCTTGGCACGGAAGCCGCTTTCAGATAATCTGTAA